One Miscanthus floridulus cultivar M001 chromosome 11, ASM1932011v1, whole genome shotgun sequence DNA window includes the following coding sequences:
- the LOC136492146 gene encoding pectinesterase inhibitor 12-like: protein MKLLQATVSLLVFLLACSTSNASVLHDACQSFAAICYKDADYDYCVKFFQANKESAIAEHRGLAVIGTKIIEATAKSTGSLIATMLTSEKNQEQLRCLVACGKGYLDAMDEIGKAAKGIVSRTDGGVEDAVTALGGALDAPLDCEDGFQKLHKPSPLAAEDGRLRKETSITLFVTWTLLPGPN, encoded by the coding sequence ATGAAGCTTCTGCAAGCTACTGTCTCCCTGCTGGTCTTCCTCCTTGCCTGTTCCACGTCCAACGCTTCTGTCTTACATGACGCGTGCCAGTCCTTCGCCGCTATCTGCTACAAGGATGCCGACTACGACTACTGCGTCAAGTTCTTCCAGGCCAACAAGGAGAGCGCCATCGCAGAGCACCGTGGCCTCGCCGTCATCGGAACCAAGATCATCGAGGCAACCGCTAAGAGCACCGGCTCTCTCATCGCCACCATGCTGACCTCGGAGAAGAATCAAGAGCAACTCAGGTGCCTCGTCGCGTGTGGCAAGGGTTACTTGGACGCCATGGACGAGATCGGCAAAGCGGCGAAGGGCATCGTCTCGAGAACGGATGGGGGCGTAGAGGACGCGGTGACGGCACTCGGCGGGGCGCTGGACGCGCCCTTGGACTGCGAGGATGGGTTCCAGAAGCTTCACAAGCCGTCGCCACTCGCTGCAGAGGATGGCAGGCTCCGCAAGGAGACGTCCATCACCCTGTTTGTAACGTGGACGTTACTCCCCGGCCCAAACTAA